From one Suicoccus acidiformans genomic stretch:
- a CDS encoding ABC transporter ATP-binding protein — MSLNVSNLYSGYRQVPVLKDINFTIQFGEVVGLVGLNGAGKSTLLKTILGLLIPQEGRVEIAGQTIEDNHTLYAKQVAYIPETPILYDELTLQEHLEMTALGYDIPIETVMERAEPLLKMFRLDQNLNWFPTHFSKGMKQKVMVICALVTDARVLIIDEPFLGLDPLAIRDFTDLLKERADQGTAVLFTTHMLSIARDLCDRYLFLQHGELVAKGDLEEIRKQMGSPQASLDELYVQMTAGEGHG; from the coding sequence ATGAGTTTAAATGTAAGCAATCTGTACAGTGGCTACCGTCAAGTCCCTGTATTGAAAGATATTAATTTTACCATCCAATTCGGCGAGGTGGTGGGCTTGGTCGGCTTGAATGGAGCGGGGAAATCGACGCTTTTAAAGACGATTCTAGGTTTATTGATCCCGCAAGAAGGCCGCGTTGAGATTGCAGGCCAGACGATTGAAGATAACCATACCCTCTACGCCAAGCAAGTAGCTTATATTCCAGAGACACCAATCCTCTACGATGAACTAACGCTGCAAGAACATCTGGAAATGACCGCCTTAGGCTATGATATTCCTATCGAAACGGTGATGGAGCGAGCAGAGCCGCTGTTGAAGATGTTCCGCCTCGACCAGAATTTGAATTGGTTCCCAACCCACTTCTCCAAAGGCATGAAGCAGAAAGTGATGGTCATTTGTGCTTTAGTCACGGATGCTCGGGTGTTGATTATTGATGAACCTTTCTTAGGTTTAGATCCTTTGGCCATCCGGGATTTCACGGACCTCTTGAAGGAGCGGGCCGACCAAGGCACGGCTGTTCTGTTTACGACCCATATGTTGTCGATTGCCCGTGATCTCTGCGATCGCTACCTTTTCTTGCAACATGGGGAGTTAGTTGCCAAAGGAGATTTAGAAGAAATTCGCAAGCAAATGGGCTCGCCTCAGGCAAGTTTGGACGAGTTGTATGTGCAGATGACGGCAGGTGAAGGCCATGGCTAA